Part of the Capsicum annuum cultivar UCD-10X-F1 unplaced genomic scaffold, UCD10Xv1.1 ctg73312, whole genome shotgun sequence genome is shown below.
CATGTTGAATATATTCTTCAAGAATAGTACATTTTTCTGGAAGAATTCAATACGACTGCGACATTATTTTCGGTGAGTCTGTGTTGCTTTGATAAATTTCAATGTCAATGATTATAAGAAGCAAAATTTCATTGCAAGACTCTTTTTGGAGTAGTGCTCATGTTATCATCCTTATAACTATTGGAAAACAAATCTTTGCATAGCTCACCATAGAATGTGCACACCAAGTCAATAAATACAGGACTTTTTAAATTCTTCCAACAGTGTAGTAATTCTTCTACATCCATTAAATCCcttatttttccttcttcaacAATCATTTCTGCTAGATAATTCTCGAAGCTTCTACATGCATCTTCAACATCATCTTGAAATATTACTACTTCTTTTTTAGTAGCTCCACTTAATCTTGCATAAGCTGGAGTTATTGGTGATGGAACTGGTGCTTTAATATGGCCTGCGTCACAAAATATCGACACATTTagtaataatttaagaaaaatgcaTTAGCTTTTATtgtttttccaaaaaatatttctGCGTGCATGAAGCATTTTGTGTTCACGCTGGATTCAGAGCTACGAAATTAAT
Proteins encoded:
- the LOC124894361 gene encoding transcription repressor OFP17-like; translated protein: MKMSTSCCFKFNPCKKIVKLFKFKLRLRKPLFIRRLRIFRPSIRCESNTITRKKQASQVLSVFRSIRRQSREKDQVMELKSFSDAGHIKAPVPSPITPAYARLSGATKKEVVIFQDDVEDACRSFENYLAEMIVEEGKIRDLMDVEELLHCWKNLKSPVFIDLVCTFYGELCKDLFSNSYKDDNMSTTPKRVLQ